In one window of Gossypium arboreum isolate Shixiya-1 chromosome 4, ASM2569848v2, whole genome shotgun sequence DNA:
- the LOC108460930 gene encoding bifunctional riboflavin biosynthesis protein RIBA 1, chloroplastic-like: MASLNVSSPSSTASLSRPRASKSFQSFNELHRKNLVFANGYASGLAFVRFGGRLSSVIKSVGKTRAAVQSGEGKNVVSTNDAVSINNGFPVDNDEFNLDRATEGFASIPEAIEDIRQGKMVVVVDDEDRENEGDLIMAAQLVTPEAMAFIVKHGTGIVCVSMKEEDLERLNLPLMVNQRENEEKLCTAFTVTVDAKHGTTTGVSAHDRATTILALASKDSKPEDFNRPGHIFPLKYREGGVLKRAGHTEASVDLAMLAGLDPVAILCEIVDDDGSMARLPKLRQFAERENLKIVSIADLIRYRRKRDKLVDHAGDALIPTMWGPFTAYCYRSQIDGIEHIAMVKGEIGDGQDILVRVHSECLTGDIFGSARCDCGNQLSLAMRQIEEAGRGVLVYLRGHEGRGIGLGHKLRAYTLQDAGRDTVEANVELGLPVDSREYGIGAQILRDLGVRTMKLMTNNPAKYSGLKGYGLAIAGRVPLLSPITKDNKRYLATKRAKMGHVYDFTSSMNSVIIGGNGNTTSAVDAVSES, encoded by the exons ATGGCTTCTTTGAACGTTTCTTCTCCTTCTTCAACTGCATCACTTTCTCGTCCTCG GGCATCAAAAAGCTTCCAATCCTTTAATGAACTACACAGAAAAAATCTAGTCTTCGCAAATGGCTACGCATCCGGTTTAGCCTTTGTGCGTTTCGGTGGTAGATTGTCGTCCGTTATTAAAAGTGTTGGCAAAACTAGAGCTGCAGTTCAATCGGGAGAAGGCAAAAATGTTGTCTCCACAAATG ATGCTGTTTCTATAAATAACGGTTTTCCCGTTGATAACGATGAATTCAATTTGGACCGCGCGACTGAAGGTTTTGCTTCCATTCCTGAGGCAATCGAGGATATTCGCCAAGGGAAG ATGGTAGTGGTTGTAGACGATGAGGATAGAGAAAACGAAGGAGATCTTATAATGGCAGCACAGTTGGTGACACCTGAAGCTATGGCATTTATCGTGAAGCATGGAACCGGGATAGTTTGTGTGAGCATGAAAGAGGAGGATCTAGAGAGGTTGAATCTTCCTTTAATGGTGAACCAAAGGGAAAATGAAGAGAAACTCTGTACTGCATTCACGGTTACGGTG GATGCAAAACATGGCACTACAACTGGTGTGTCAGCACATGATAGAGCAACGACGATATTGGCCCTAGCTTCTAAAGATTCCAAACCCGAGGATTTCAACCGCCCAGGTCACATTTTCCCACTGAAGTACAGAGAAGGTGGTGTTCTAAAAAGAGCTGGTCATACCGAAGCTTCAGTTGATCTTGCAATGCTAGCCGGACTGGACCCTGTTGCGATTCTCTGTGAGATCGTAGATGATGATGGATCCATGGCTCGATTGCCGAAGCTTCGTCAATTTGCTGAACGGGAGAACTTGAAAATTGTATCCATTGCTGATTTAATTAG GTATCGGAGAAAGAGGGATAAATTAGTCGATCATGCCGGTGATGCGCTGATACCGACAATGTGGGGGCCATTCACTGCTTATTGTTACAGGTCACAAATAGATGGGATTGAGCATATTGCAATGGTTAAG GGTGAGATCGGAGATGGACAAGATATTCTCGTGAGGGTTCACTCTGAATGCCTCACGGGAGACATATTTGGATCAGCTAGATGTGACTGTGGGAATCAGCTTAGCCTTGCAATGAGGCAGATTGAGGAGGCTGGTCGGGGTGTTTTAGTATACCTGCGGGGACATGAAGGCAGGGGCATTGGTTTAGGCCACAAGCTTCGTGCCTATACTTTGCAGGATGCTGGTCGTGATACAGTAGAAGCAAATGTTGAGCTTGGGTTGCCTGTTGATTCTAGAGAATACGGCATTGGTGCACAG ATACTTAGGGATCTGGGTGTGCGAACAATGAAGCTTATGACGAACAATCCTGCTAAATACAGTGGACTTAAGGGTTACGGATTAGCAATTGCAGGTCGGGTTCCACTACTATCACCTATTACAAAGGACAACAAGCGGTACTTGGCGACCAAACGAGCTAAAATGGGCCATGTATACGACTTCACTAGCAGTATGAATAGTGTTATCATTGGCGGCAATGGTAACACAACTTCGGCAGTGGATGCTGTGTCTGAA